Proteins encoded in a region of the Enterococcus gilvus ATCC BAA-350 genome:
- a CDS encoding DNA polymerase III subunit alpha: MQIPQLYTKTSYSLLKSTLTISDYVASAKARGYTAVAITDENVLYGAVEFFQACQKNQMIGIIGLELDFYYGESTERVVLYAKNVAGYQELMRLSSTRMMAEKPLPLQEYNLNGENLITVLPVDGLSNPMDAVFSAFGEIGEGQRYLGISPATNLSSLPKSLPKIAIHEVAYLETTQAFAIKVMNHIQNGNQIPREELTNQLGDNYLLEMQTLADSFEEEEAVRHAQQLVEQCQFELPLHQKLLPHYPVPTQQTADAYLQELCWQKLPERIVDVTDDYRQRLTRELGIIHNMGFDDYFLIVWDVMDYVHRSKIVSGAGRGSAAGSLVAYVLSITDVDPIKYDLLFERFLNPERNSMPDIDLDIPDNRRSQVLHYVHEKYGHFHVSQIATFGTMAAKMVLRDVGRVFGLSQSEANRWSKAIPSQLKITLREAYDKSEPLKRLVASDERSDLLFQTALTLEGLPRHVSTHAGGVVISDVNLMSVVPLQNGSEDILLTQFTMTDVEAIGLLKMDFLGLRNLSIIDNAQQNIRRVYREELNLKNVPLDDPETLVLFQRGETSGVFQFESAGIRKVLRNLHPTSFEDIVAVNALYRPGPMQIIDQFIARKNGREQVTYPDVSVEKILAPTYGFIVYQEQIMQVAAQMAGFTLGEADILRRAVSKKKKDLLDEERRHFVSGAVSRGHSQKSAEEVYDYIERFANYGFNRSHSVAYSFIGYQMAYMKVHYPGAFYTALMQSVRNDPKKLREYIAEANRAGVKLLPPDINRSSYSFTLVEKDVIRFGLDAIKGMRRDFVSDVITTRKEEGAFKSLDDFLLRIETRWLKNEYVAPLIYVGAFDALHANRKELADGLEGKIQNVQYSGGSMSLLDVMSLKERPSDDFSLAERLDYEEQYLGLYVSGHPTENYPKLLKQKDLLPITELTVGNHGKILFYLKDIREIRTKKGEQMAFLTGNDQSGEISLTIFPQPYRRLRNELELEKVYYVQGKVERSRYDQALQLLVEELVLAQTAEDAISDRTLYLRVQAEQDSPGIQQGIAERLQLAPGKVPVVIYYEKSKRKIVLDKKFWVGVNDTLLNALSDILGEQNVVIR; the protein is encoded by the coding sequence ATGCAAATCCCACAACTTTATACGAAAACTTCCTATTCTTTATTGAAAAGTACGTTAACGATCAGCGACTATGTGGCGTCAGCGAAAGCGCGCGGGTATACTGCTGTCGCGATCACTGATGAAAATGTGTTATACGGTGCGGTGGAGTTTTTCCAAGCGTGCCAAAAAAATCAAATGATAGGGATCATCGGGCTGGAATTGGATTTTTATTATGGGGAATCCACAGAGCGCGTGGTACTTTATGCCAAGAATGTGGCTGGGTATCAGGAATTGATGCGTTTATCCAGTACACGTATGATGGCGGAAAAACCGTTACCTTTGCAGGAATATAACTTAAACGGGGAAAATCTAATCACCGTTCTTCCCGTTGACGGACTATCTAATCCAATGGACGCTGTTTTTTCAGCCTTCGGGGAAATAGGCGAGGGTCAAAGGTATTTAGGCATCTCCCCTGCCACAAACCTGTCGTCGCTGCCGAAAAGCTTGCCGAAAATCGCGATCCATGAAGTCGCCTATTTGGAAACGACGCAAGCTTTTGCGATCAAGGTCATGAATCATATTCAAAACGGGAATCAAATTCCGCGGGAAGAACTGACCAATCAGCTCGGAGACAATTATCTGCTGGAGATGCAGACACTGGCGGACAGCTTCGAGGAGGAAGAAGCGGTGAGGCATGCGCAGCAATTAGTCGAGCAGTGTCAATTTGAGTTGCCGCTGCATCAAAAATTATTGCCTCATTATCCGGTTCCTACACAGCAGACGGCAGACGCCTATCTGCAAGAGCTTTGCTGGCAAAAGCTGCCGGAACGAATCGTCGACGTCACCGATGACTATCGCCAACGTCTGACCCGTGAATTGGGCATCATCCATAATATGGGGTTCGATGACTATTTCTTGATCGTTTGGGACGTGATGGATTATGTCCATCGCAGCAAAATCGTGTCGGGTGCTGGTCGTGGATCAGCAGCAGGCTCCTTGGTCGCGTATGTCTTGAGCATCACGGATGTTGATCCGATCAAGTATGACCTATTGTTTGAACGTTTTTTGAATCCCGAACGAAACAGCATGCCGGATATCGATTTGGATATTCCTGATAACCGCCGGAGTCAAGTGCTGCATTACGTCCACGAAAAATATGGGCATTTCCATGTCTCACAAATCGCGACATTTGGGACGATGGCAGCGAAAATGGTGCTGCGGGATGTAGGTCGTGTGTTCGGCTTATCCCAAAGTGAAGCCAATCGCTGGTCCAAAGCCATTCCCAGTCAGTTGAAAATTACCTTGCGAGAAGCCTATGACAAATCCGAACCGCTAAAACGATTGGTCGCCAGCGATGAACGCAGTGACCTGCTTTTCCAAACGGCTCTGACGCTGGAGGGCTTGCCTCGACACGTATCGACGCACGCAGGGGGAGTCGTGATCAGTGATGTGAATTTGATGTCCGTCGTGCCATTGCAAAACGGGTCTGAAGATATCCTGCTGACACAATTCACCATGACAGACGTTGAAGCGATCGGGCTTTTGAAAATGGATTTCTTAGGCCTGCGAAACCTCTCGATCATTGACAATGCGCAGCAAAATATTCGACGAGTCTACCGTGAGGAATTGAATTTAAAAAATGTCCCATTAGACGACCCGGAGACTTTGGTCTTGTTCCAACGAGGAGAAACTAGCGGTGTGTTCCAATTTGAATCGGCTGGTATCCGCAAAGTGCTGCGCAATCTCCATCCGACCTCTTTTGAGGATATCGTGGCGGTCAACGCATTGTATCGACCAGGACCGATGCAAATCATCGACCAATTCATTGCACGGAAAAATGGACGAGAACAAGTCACGTATCCAGATGTTTCTGTTGAAAAGATTTTGGCGCCGACCTACGGGTTTATCGTCTATCAAGAGCAGATCATGCAAGTCGCGGCTCAGATGGCGGGCTTTACTCTAGGGGAAGCCGACATCTTGCGTCGTGCCGTCAGTAAGAAGAAAAAAGACCTGTTAGATGAAGAAAGACGTCATTTTGTCAGTGGTGCCGTTTCCCGCGGACACAGTCAAAAAAGTGCGGAAGAAGTCTATGATTATATCGAGCGCTTTGCTAATTACGGCTTCAACCGGTCGCATTCTGTCGCGTATTCCTTTATCGGTTACCAAATGGCCTACATGAAGGTCCATTATCCGGGGGCTTTTTACACGGCGCTCATGCAGTCGGTGCGAAACGACCCTAAGAAGCTGCGGGAGTATATCGCAGAAGCGAATCGAGCAGGGGTCAAATTATTGCCGCCAGACATCAACCGCAGCAGCTACAGCTTTACTCTAGTAGAGAAGGACGTGATCCGATTCGGGCTGGATGCCATCAAGGGCATGCGACGGGATTTTGTCAGCGACGTCATCACCACTCGGAAAGAAGAGGGAGCCTTCAAATCACTGGACGATTTCCTGTTGCGAATCGAAACCCGCTGGCTGAAGAATGAATACGTAGCCCCGTTGATCTATGTAGGCGCCTTTGACGCACTCCATGCCAATCGAAAAGAGTTGGCAGATGGGCTGGAAGGCAAGATCCAAAACGTGCAATACAGCGGCGGGAGTATGTCCTTGCTGGATGTCATGAGTTTGAAGGAGCGTCCTTCCGACGATTTCTCGTTGGCAGAACGTCTGGATTACGAGGAACAATACCTCGGGTTGTATGTTTCCGGCCACCCGACTGAAAACTACCCGAAACTATTGAAGCAAAAGGATCTGCTGCCGATCACGGAGCTCACGGTGGGAAATCACGGAAAGATTCTCTTCTATTTAAAAGATATCCGTGAGATCCGCACCAAAAAAGGGGAGCAGATGGCATTTCTAACAGGGAATGACCAAAGCGGCGAAATCTCCTTGACCATTTTTCCGCAACCCTATCGACGCCTCCGCAACGAACTAGAGCTGGAAAAGGTCTATTATGTGCAAGGCAAAGTCGAACGCAGCCGGTATGACCAGGCACTTCAACTGTTAGTAGAAGAGTTGGTATTGGCACAGACGGCAGAAGATGCGATCAGCGACCGGACCCTCTATTTGAGAGTACAGGCGGAGCAAGATTCGCCTGGAATCCAACAAGGAATTGCCGAAAGATTGCAATTGGCCCCCGGAAAAGTGCCCGTAGTGATCTATTATGAAAAAAGCAAACGGAAGATTGTGCTGGATAAAAAGTTTTGGGTGGGGGTTAATGACACCCTCTTAAATGCTTTAAGTGACATATTAGGGGAACAAAACGTCGTAATAAGATGA
- a CDS encoding YceD family protein, whose amino-acid sequence MKWSIGELRRYKEEALNFSETIDVNEALTARDNEVLAVAPVAVEGILSVGKNEYILHYRLKTVVTVPSARSLEPVDLPLDLSVDEVFMTREQWSSMEEERDEEILVLDTDTIDLTDSIEDNILLAIPMQVFSEEELRTTDLPKGNDWEVVSEEDYLQKKEEVAETIDPRLAKLSELFNESEDDK is encoded by the coding sequence ATGAAATGGTCGATTGGCGAATTGCGCCGCTATAAAGAAGAAGCACTAAATTTTTCAGAAACGATCGATGTGAATGAGGCATTGACAGCCCGGGATAACGAGGTCTTAGCAGTAGCTCCGGTTGCTGTAGAAGGAATCTTATCTGTCGGAAAAAATGAATATATTTTACATTATCGTTTGAAAACTGTTGTAACTGTTCCTTCAGCCCGCTCCTTGGAACCAGTTGATCTGCCACTTGATCTTTCAGTGGACGAAGTATTCATGACACGGGAGCAATGGTCTTCTATGGAAGAAGAACGGGATGAAGAGATTCTTGTCCTAGACACGGATACGATCGACTTGACCGATTCTATCGAAGACAACATTTTATTAGCGATTCCGATGCAAGTTTTTTCTGAAGAAGAATTACGCACGACTGATTTGCCGAAAGGAAACGATTGGGAAGTCGTCAGTGAAGAAGACTACTTACAGAAAAAAGAAGAGGTCGCTGAAACAATTGATCCTCGTCTTGCGAAATTATCTGAGCTGTTCAACGAATCAGAAGATGACAAGTAA
- the rpmF gene encoding 50S ribosomal protein L32: MAVPARKTSKAKKNKRRTHYKLTIKGLNECPNCGEMKKSHHVCANCGYYDGKDVMSKEA, encoded by the coding sequence ATGGCAGTACCAGCTAGAAAAACATCAAAAGCTAAAAAGAACAAACGTCGTACTCACTACAAATTGACCATTAAAGGATTAAACGAATGTCCTAACTGTGGCGAAATGAAGAAGAGCCATCACGTATGTGCCAACTGTGGCTACTATGATGGAAAAGATGTTATGTCTAAAGAAGCATAA
- the pfkA gene encoding 6-phosphofructokinase, whose product MKRIGILTSGGDAPGMNAAVRAVVRKAIFEGMEVYGINYGFAGLVAGDIRRLDVADVGDKIQRGGTFLYSARYPEFATEEGQLKGIEQLKKFGIEGLVVVGGDGSYHGAMALTKHGYPAVGIPGTIDNDIPGTDFTVGFDTAINTVLESVDRIRDTATSHVRTFVIEVMGRNAGDIALWSGVAGGADEIVIPEHEFDMAKIAKKIQAGRDRGKKHCLIILAEGVMGGNEFADKLAEYGDFHTRVSVLGHVVRGGAPSARDRVLASKFGSYAVDLLLEGKGGLCIGIKDNEVVAADIVDALENKKHKPDLSLYDLNNEISF is encoded by the coding sequence ATGAAACGCATTGGAATTTTAACAAGTGGAGGAGACGCTCCCGGAATGAACGCTGCTGTTCGTGCAGTGGTTCGTAAAGCGATTTTTGAAGGCATGGAAGTTTATGGCATCAATTATGGTTTTGCCGGTTTAGTCGCTGGTGATATCCGTCGTTTAGACGTTGCAGATGTCGGCGATAAGATCCAACGAGGCGGAACTTTCTTATATTCAGCTCGTTACCCAGAATTTGCTACAGAAGAAGGGCAATTAAAAGGGATCGAACAATTAAAAAAATTCGGTATCGAAGGCCTAGTTGTTGTCGGTGGTGACGGTTCTTATCACGGAGCGATGGCGTTAACAAAACACGGCTATCCAGCGGTTGGTATCCCAGGAACGATCGATAATGACATTCCAGGAACAGACTTTACTGTCGGGTTCGATACAGCGATCAACACCGTGCTAGAATCTGTCGACCGTATTCGTGATACAGCGACTTCACACGTTCGTACGTTCGTTATCGAGGTTATGGGACGTAATGCAGGCGATATCGCTTTATGGTCAGGTGTTGCTGGTGGTGCTGACGAAATCGTCATTCCAGAACACGAATTCGACATGGCGAAAATCGCGAAGAAAATCCAAGCAGGCCGCGACCGCGGGAAGAAACATTGCTTGATCATCCTTGCTGAAGGTGTGATGGGCGGAAATGAATTCGCGGATAAATTAGCGGAATACGGCGACTTCCATACACGTGTCAGTGTATTAGGTCACGTTGTTCGTGGCGGCGCTCCAAGTGCACGCGACCGTGTCTTGGCAAGCAAATTTGGTTCATACGCTGTTGACTTGCTTTTAGAAGGCAAAGGCGGATTGTGTATTGGTATCAAGGACAATGAAGTGGTTGCTGCTGATATCGTCGACGCATTAGAAAACAAAAAACACAAACCAGATCTTTCTTTATATGATCTAAACAACGAAATCTCATTTTAA
- a CDS encoding YjzD family protein, producing the protein MKYLVTLFWAFAIGQAVCYLGGALQSGSYNFELSTIISLIVGVIALIAARFVSPKKSNA; encoded by the coding sequence ATGAAATATTTAGTGACATTATTTTGGGCTTTCGCAATTGGACAAGCCGTTTGTTATTTAGGCGGCGCCTTGCAAAGCGGTTCTTATAACTTCGAATTATCTACGATTATTTCACTTATTGTCGGCGTGATCGCGCTCATCGCTGCGCGTTTTGTGTCTCCTAAAAAAAGCAATGCCTAA
- the pyk gene encoding pyruvate kinase produces MKKTKIVSTLGPASNTVETISELIEAGANVFRFNFSHGDHEEQLSRMHMVHEAIEKTGKDVGILLDTKGAEIRTTVQDTTEADYGRAGYIEFNVGDKTRISMDSELKGTKEKIAVTYPGLFDDAHIGGHILFDDGLIDMEIVDKDDANRELIMVVKNAGMLGSRKGVNAPGISINLPGITEKDADDIRFGLDNDINFIAASFVRKAQDVLDIREILEEKNMTHVHIFPKIESQEGIDNIDEIIKVSDGIMIARGDMGVEIAPELVPMVQKRIIKKCNYAGKPVITATQMLESMQENPRPTRAEASDVANAVFDGTDATMLSGESANGKYPVEAVGTMARIDMEAEAALSELGSFQINEFDKSNVTETIGLSVARAAKNLGVKTIVAATESGHTARMISKYRPDADILAVTFDEHTKRSLMVNWGVFPTVAEKPTTTDEMFDLAAQKAVDLGFASEGDLILITAGVPVGERGTTNVMKVQMIGSKLLQAQGIGESTVVAHAVVAKSADEAIKNAKDGMVLVVPTTDKDYMPAIEKAAALIVEDGGLTSHAAVVGIAQDIPVIVGAKDATSTVVDGELVTVDPRRGIVYRGQTTAI; encoded by the coding sequence ATGAAAAAGACGAAGATCGTTAGTACATTAGGACCAGCAAGCAACACGGTTGAAACAATCTCAGAATTAATTGAAGCTGGTGCTAACGTGTTCCGTTTCAACTTCTCACACGGAGATCACGAAGAACAATTATCACGTATGCACATGGTTCATGAAGCAATTGAAAAAACTGGTAAAGACGTTGGTATTCTTTTAGATACAAAAGGTGCTGAAATCCGTACAACTGTTCAAGATACAACAGAAGCAGACTATGGTCGTGCTGGATATATCGAATTTAACGTAGGCGACAAAACACGTATCTCAATGGATTCTGAATTGAAAGGTACAAAAGAAAAAATCGCTGTTACTTACCCTGGCCTATTCGACGATGCACATATCGGCGGACACATCTTATTCGATGATGGCTTGATCGACATGGAAATCGTTGACAAAGACGATGCAAACCGTGAATTGATCATGGTCGTTAAAAATGCAGGTATGCTAGGTTCACGTAAAGGGGTAAACGCTCCTGGAATCTCAATCAACTTACCTGGTATCACTGAAAAAGATGCAGACGATATCCGTTTTGGTTTGGATAACGACATCAACTTCATCGCTGCAAGTTTTGTACGTAAAGCACAAGACGTTCTTGATATTCGCGAAATTTTAGAAGAAAAAAATATGACACACGTGCATATCTTCCCTAAAATCGAATCACAAGAAGGAATCGACAACATCGATGAAATCATCAAAGTTTCTGATGGTATCATGATCGCTCGTGGAGACATGGGTGTTGAAATCGCTCCTGAATTAGTACCAATGGTTCAAAAGCGCATCATCAAAAAATGTAACTATGCAGGCAAACCGGTTATTACAGCCACTCAAATGTTAGAATCAATGCAAGAAAACCCACGTCCAACACGTGCGGAAGCATCTGACGTTGCCAACGCTGTATTTGACGGAACAGACGCTACAATGCTTTCTGGTGAATCTGCAAATGGTAAATATCCAGTTGAAGCTGTTGGCACAATGGCTCGTATCGACATGGAAGCAGAAGCTGCTTTGTCAGAACTAGGTTCATTCCAAATCAACGAATTTGACAAATCAAATGTGACTGAAACAATTGGTTTATCTGTTGCACGCGCTGCGAAGAACTTAGGCGTTAAAACAATCGTTGCTGCTACTGAATCAGGCCATACAGCTCGTATGATCTCTAAATACCGTCCAGATGCTGACATCTTGGCTGTCACATTCGACGAACATACAAAACGCAGCTTGATGGTTAACTGGGGCGTCTTCCCAACAGTTGCTGAAAAACCAACAACAACTGACGAAATGTTCGACTTAGCTGCTCAAAAAGCAGTTGACTTAGGTTTCGCATCAGAAGGCGACTTGATCTTGATCACTGCTGGTGTACCAGTTGGTGAACGTGGAACAACCAACGTTATGAAAGTTCAAATGATCGGTTCTAAATTATTACAAGCACAAGGAATCGGCGAATCAACAGTCGTTGCCCATGCAGTCGTAGCAAAATCTGCTGACGAAGCAATCAAAAATGCAAAAGACGGTATGGTCTTAGTTGTACCAACAACTGATAAAGACTATATGCCAGCGATTGAAAAAGCTGCTGCATTGATCGTTGAAGATGGCGGCTTGACTTCACACGCTGCAGTTGTCGGTATCGCTCAAGATATCCCTGTGATCGTGGGTGCGAAAGACGCAACTTCAACAGTTGTTGACGGCGAATTAGTCACTGTTGACCCTCGTCGCGGTATCGTTTACCGTGGACAAACTACAGCCATCTAA